A DNA window from Megalobrama amblycephala isolate DHTTF-2021 linkage group LG11, ASM1881202v1, whole genome shotgun sequence contains the following coding sequences:
- the si:ch211-57i17.5 gene encoding usherin isoform X1 — MAGVALVLLALILAIVLHKALNKPPFTRERPPLVPLPLHRRSPLAVYPPSNSYLFDTLPETVGSPTSVTLKAFTMHMEEVIESKVVDEDGSAEGETGVVTVSGLYSQNPLQRSVSQLIDKKDEEAWEPHFRRLDSGLFEGEEFVDSIKGFSTVRKEHTMFTDTNL, encoded by the exons ATGGCTGGAGTCGCGCTCGTGCTGTTGGCTCTCATTCTGGCTATAGTTTTACACAAGGCATTGAACAAACCGCCGTTCACCCGAGAGCGGCCGCCCCTTGTACCACTGCCGCTTCACCGCCGCAGCCCGCTGGCCGTCTACCCACCCAGCAACTCCTACCTG TTCGACACGCTTCCGGAAACGGTGGGCTCTCCGACCAGCGTCACACTGAAGGCCTTCACGATGCACATGGAG GAGGTGATCGAGAGTAAAGTGGTTGATGAAGACGGTTCAGCCGAGGGTGAGACGGGTGTGGTGACGGTCTCAGGTCTGTACTCACAGAACCCTTTACAGCGCAGCGTCAGTCAGCTGATCGACAAGAAAGACGAGGAAGCGTGGGAGCCGCACTTCAGACGCCTCGACAGCGGCCTG TTTGAAGGTGAGGAGTTTGTGGACAGCATCAAAGGCTTCAGCACAGTCAGGAAAGAACACACCATGTTCACGGACACTAACCTTTGA
- the si:ch211-57i17.5 gene encoding usherin isoform X2, with protein sequence MIVNTCRFDTLPETVGSPTSVTLKAFTMHMEEVIESKVVDEDGSAEGETGVVTVSGLYSQNPLQRSVSQLIDKKDEEAWEPHFRRLDSGLFEGEEFVDSIKGFSTVRKEHTMFTDTNL encoded by the exons ATGATTGTGAATACATGTAGG TTCGACACGCTTCCGGAAACGGTGGGCTCTCCGACCAGCGTCACACTGAAGGCCTTCACGATGCACATGGAG GAGGTGATCGAGAGTAAAGTGGTTGATGAAGACGGTTCAGCCGAGGGTGAGACGGGTGTGGTGACGGTCTCAGGTCTGTACTCACAGAACCCTTTACAGCGCAGCGTCAGTCAGCTGATCGACAAGAAAGACGAGGAAGCGTGGGAGCCGCACTTCAGACGCCTCGACAGCGGCCTG TTTGAAGGTGAGGAGTTTGTGGACAGCATCAAAGGCTTCAGCACAGTCAGGAAAGAACACACCATGTTCACGGACACTAACCTTTGA
- the esrrgb gene encoding estrogen-related receptor gamma b, whose protein sequence is MDLVQFYHPESFSFPSEHNNFLDVMSINSHCPTYIKTEPSSPSSLSDSLTQHSPGASSDAGSSYSSVTKGIPTGLDSPGSYSAVEAVLRPPGAPCRLLEQTQVKSGHGLNSGPKRLCLVCGDVASGFHYGVASCEACKAFFKRTIQGNIEYSCSVSRDCEITKRRRKSCQACRFTKCLSVGMLREGVRLDRVRGGRQKYKRRIDSGSSVYLSVPPPHRKPPSCRGQGENKVVTLLLGAEPEKVCAMPDPALPDSDIKALTTLCDLADRELVLNISWAKHIPGFSSLCLSDQMSLLQSAWMEILILRVAFSSLPCEDKLVFAEDYIMDAEQAKSAGLLELHMAILQLVRRYRSMRLEREEFVTLKAIALANSDSMHIEDVEAVQGLQDSLHEALLDYECVHHREDPRRTGKLIMTLPLLRQTSAKAVRHFFSIKQDGRVPMHKLFLELLEANV, encoded by the exons ATGGATCTAGTGCAGTTTTATCACCCGGAATCCTTTTCCTTCCCTTCTGAACATAACAA CTTCCTGGACGTGATGTCAATCAACAGCCACTGTCCCACCTACATCAAGACCGAACCATCAAGTCCTTCCTCCCTGTCGGACAGTCTGACCCAGCACAGTCCCGGGGCATCGTCAGATGCTGGGAGCAGCTACAGTTCAGTAACTAAAGGGATCCCAACAGGTCTGGACTCGCCCGGTTCATACTCTGCAGTTGAGGCAGTGCTCAGGCCTCCCGGCGCCCCCTGCAGGCTGCTGGAGCAAACGCAGGTGAAGAGCGGACACGGGCTGAACTCAGGCCCCAAACGCCTGTGTCTCGTGTGTGGAGACGTTGCATCTGGGTTTCACTATGGAGTGGCTTCCTGCGAGGCCTGCAAAGCCTTTTTCAAACGCACCATTCAAG GTAATATAGAGTACAGTTGTTCAGTCAGCAGAGATTGTGAGATCACTAAAAGGAGGAGGAAGTCCTGTCAGGCCTGCCGCTTCACTAAGTGTCTGTCTGTGGGAATGCTGAGAGAAG GTGTGCGTTTGGACCGGGTGCGAGGAGGAAGACAGAAATATAAGAGGAGAATTGACTCTGGTTCCAGCGTCTACCTCAGCGTACCGCCACCTCACAGAAAACCAC CGTCCTGCAGAGGTCAGGGGGAGAATAAGGTGGTGACCCTCCTGTTGGGGGCGGAGCCAGAGAAGGTGTGTGCCATGCCTGACCCCGCCCTCCCTGACAGTGACATCAAAGCTCTGACGACCCTGTGTGACCTCGCCGACAGAGAGCTCGTGCTGAACATCAGCTGGGCCAAACACATACCAG GTTTCTCCAGTCTCTGTCTGTCGGATCAGATGAGTCTCCTGCAGAGCGCTTGGATGGAGATCCTGATCCTGCGCGTGGCTTTCAGCTCGCTGCCCTGCGAGGACAAGCTGGTGTTTGCGGAGGATTACATCATGGATGCTGAACAGGCAAAATCAGCAGGTCTGCTGGAGCTCCACATGGCCATATTACAGCTGGTGCGCAGGTACAGATCCATGAGGCTGGAGAGAGAAGAGTTCGTCACTCTGAAAGCCATCGCTCTCGCCAACTCAG ACTCGATGCATATAGAGGACGTGGAGGCCGTTCAGGGTCTTCAGGACTCTCTCCATGAGGCTCTGCTGGATTACGAGTGTGTCCATCACAGGGAGGACCCTCGACGGACGGGGAAACTCATCATGACCCTTCCGCTCCTCCGCCAGACCTCTGCCAAAGCCGTGCGGCACTTCTTCAGCATCAAACAGGACGGACGCGTCCCCATGCACAAACTATTTCTGGAACTTCTGGAGGCCAATGTCTGA